A stretch of the Streptococcus himalayensis genome encodes the following:
- a CDS encoding ParB/RepB/Spo0J family partition protein has product MNLIKDLNLTNDDVVSTKKLSLRGEKKVFDVYRIPLDCLKYNKQNGRIATYISQFIDEGHDFSDESEEFNRIIEGFIEESNPDALKKTKLNIKALSQTEPAVVLSNGIILDGNRRFTSLRQLSREGAGAEFNYLEAVILDSEKYNNKDIKRLELNLQHAIESRVDYNPIDRLVDIYRDLIENGGIFTPEEYKGETQLTLNEVKKEIEIAKLLVEYLEFINKPKKFYIARKQKVDGPLREIYKILKSNKIDPDSKEDIKEYLFTNIMALDGDITRRIRDLKIVFEDKNLSAELLEEVDESEILDDTTDYFNEFDEKSETVELSETITNKVKKITESFVERKKYQNARNQPYDMLNRAYTTLKEVDIDALGRLDYSSKQEFGNLLEKASELINELRDI; this is encoded by the coding sequence ATGAATTTAATAAAAGACTTAAATTTAACAAATGATGATGTAGTTTCAACAAAGAAGCTTTCTTTAAGAGGTGAAAAAAAAGTATTTGATGTTTATAGAATCCCATTAGATTGTTTGAAATATAATAAACAAAATGGACGAATCGCTACTTACATCTCACAATTTATAGATGAGGGACATGATTTTTCAGATGAGTCTGAAGAATTTAATAGGATTATTGAAGGCTTTATTGAAGAAAGCAACCCAGATGCTTTGAAAAAAACAAAGCTTAATATTAAAGCACTCTCACAGACAGAACCTGCAGTTGTCTTGTCTAACGGAATAATTCTAGATGGAAATCGTCGATTTACTTCTTTACGACAATTATCAAGAGAGGGAGCGGGGGCTGAGTTCAACTATTTAGAGGCTGTCATTTTAGATAGCGAGAAATATAATAACAAAGACATCAAAAGACTAGAATTAAATTTACAACATGCTATCGAGTCACGAGTTGATTATAATCCAATTGATCGCTTAGTGGATATTTATAGAGATTTAATTGAGAACGGTGGAATTTTTACTCCTGAGGAGTATAAAGGTGAAACTCAATTAACGCTTAATGAAGTTAAGAAAGAAATTGAAATTGCAAAACTGCTAGTTGAATATCTAGAATTTATTAACAAACCTAAGAAATTCTACATAGCAAGAAAGCAAAAGGTTGATGGCCCACTTCGTGAAATCTATAAAATTTTGAAAAGCAATAAGATTGACCCTGACTCTAAAGAGGATATAAAAGAGTATCTATTTACCAATATTATGGCTCTTGATGGAGATATCACTCGACGAATTCGAGATTTAAAAATTGTTTTTGAAGATAAAAATTTGTCTGCAGAACTCCTTGAAGAAGTGGATGAAAGCGAAATTCTTGATGACACAACAGACTATTTTAATGAATTTGATGAAAAAAGTGAAACAGTTGAATTAAGCGAAACGATTACCAATAAGGTTAAAAAAATTACTGAAAGCTTTGTAGAACGAAAAAAATATCAAAATGCAAGAAATCAACCTTATGATATGTTAAACAGAGCCTATACGACCTTAAAAGAAGTTGATATTGATGCACTTGGTAGATTAGACTATTCATCAAAACAAGAGTTTGGAAATCTTCTTGAGAAAGCTAGCGAATTAATAAATGAATTGAGAGATATTTAA
- a CDS encoding sigma factor-like helix-turn-helix DNA-binding protein, with protein MQLTNPFQLNESINGLKKIIEIQAIEEKGLSVTSSKINQLIAEYESLITNSDEIKIWEAFCYLIKNTKISIQDIETQQLDLEKFLELEKMNLIFVEGEIRYLNINNLFEKDFFINYFKIDKNMIPMKEDVIEKLSLNDYLKIDFKDKDLFLQRINGLTLQEIGDKKGLTKERVRQRLAKIRKIYLL; from the coding sequence ATGCAACTAACAAATCCGTTTCAATTGAATGAATCTATAAACGGGTTAAAAAAGATAATAGAAATACAAGCTATTGAAGAGAAGGGACTAAGTGTTACTTCAAGTAAAATAAATCAACTCATAGCTGAATATGAAAGTTTAATTACAAATTCAGACGAAATAAAAATCTGGGAAGCATTTTGCTATTTGATTAAAAATACTAAAATTTCAATTCAAGATATTGAAACTCAGCAATTAGATTTAGAAAAATTTTTAGAATTGGAAAAAATGAATCTAATCTTTGTAGAGGGTGAAATAAGATACTTAAACATAAATAATTTATTTGAGAAGGATTTTTTTATTAATTATTTCAAGATTGATAAAAATATGATTCCCATGAAAGAAGATGTTATTGAGAAATTATCTTTAAATGACTATTTAAAGATAGATTTTAAAGATAAAGATTTATTTTTGCAACGAATTAATGGCTTAACATTACAAGAAATTGGTGATAAAAAAGGATTAACTAAAGAAAGGGTAAGGCAACGTTTAGCTAAAATTAGAAAAATCTACCTGCTCTAG
- a CDS encoding Sau3AI family type II restriction endonuclease, whose translation MDSSLFDYDDSNLESILTYTEGILDRKFLEIIKMYQESPYKTYADFQSQTFSKFENKELSMKSKGQYGNYIEKYFYGYSPNNDKQADFDKVGLELKVTPFKVNRNGSISAKERLVLTILNYMEESLDNFYSTHLWEKCQKILLLFYNGLIPSQTMADYIIEKIFLFEWFEEDMDVILEDYKRITEKIKQGRAHELSESDGNYLSTCTKGAGKGKDFREQPFSDVPAKQRAWELKSSYMTYLINNKIFNQTEQESVVSTAKGEKKTFTEIIAEKILTYKGMTETDLYEKFSINPKAKGKNSSLIRKIIGLTGDIEKTQEFQKANMNLRVIRVDKNGLPKEDSPFKNYNFNELVTNNNWEESHPFQEICNKRFLFVVFKEINPKTFVLDSIKFWGFPDRQIDEVKRVWQETRNILAEGVQLIQSGNKVSTNFPQSRVNKVIFTKIHAQNTLYEIEPNKFVGKGKESDTDILPDGRRITKHSFWIPKKFLKEVLENKWD comes from the coding sequence ATGGATTCTTCTCTTTTTGATTATGATGATAGTAATTTAGAAAGTATTTTGACCTATACTGAGGGTATTTTAGACAGAAAATTCTTAGAAATCATAAAGATGTATCAAGAATCCCCGTATAAAACTTATGCAGATTTTCAATCTCAAACATTTTCTAAATTTGAAAATAAAGAGCTTAGTATGAAATCTAAGGGACAATACGGTAATTATATTGAAAAGTATTTTTATGGCTATAGCCCAAACAATGATAAACAAGCTGACTTTGATAAGGTGGGTCTTGAACTAAAGGTAACACCTTTCAAAGTAAATAGAAATGGAAGTATAAGTGCAAAAGAACGTCTTGTTCTTACTATTCTAAACTATATGGAAGAGAGCTTAGATAATTTCTATTCCACACATCTTTGGGAGAAATGTCAAAAAATCTTATTACTATTTTATAATGGATTAATACCAAGTCAAACAATGGCAGACTACATCATTGAAAAAATCTTTCTTTTTGAATGGTTTGAAGAGGATATGGATGTTATTCTAGAAGACTATAAAAGAATTACCGAAAAAATCAAACAAGGTAGGGCACATGAATTATCTGAATCTGATGGCAATTATTTATCCACCTGTACCAAGGGAGCAGGAAAAGGTAAAGATTTTCGAGAGCAACCTTTTAGCGACGTACCAGCAAAACAACGTGCATGGGAATTAAAGTCTAGTTATATGACTTATCTGATTAACAATAAAATATTTAATCAGACAGAACAGGAAAGTGTTGTCTCTACAGCAAAAGGAGAAAAGAAGACTTTTACTGAAATTATTGCTGAAAAAATCCTAACATATAAAGGAATGACTGAAACTGACCTTTACGAAAAATTTTCAATTAACCCCAAAGCAAAAGGGAAGAACAGTTCGTTAATTAGGAAAATCATTGGTTTAACAGGGGATATTGAAAAAACACAGGAATTTCAGAAAGCAAATATGAATTTACGTGTTATTCGTGTTGATAAAAATGGTTTACCCAAAGAGGACTCACCCTTCAAGAATTATAACTTTAATGAATTAGTAACTAATAATAATTGGGAAGAGTCACATCCTTTTCAAGAAATATGTAATAAGCGTTTTTTGTTTGTAGTGTTTAAAGAGATTAATCCAAAAACATTTGTTCTAGATAGTATAAAGTTCTGGGGATTTCCAGATAGACAAATTGATGAAGTAAAGCGAGTTTGGCAAGAAACAAGAAATATTCTTGCTGAAGGAGTTCAATTAATACAGAGTGGAAATAAAGTATCAACCAATTTTCCACAAAGTAGAGTTAATAAAGTTATTTTTACAAAAATTCATGCTCAAAATACACTTTATGAAATTGAACCAAATAAATTCGTTGGGAAAGGTAAAGAATCAGATACAGATATTTTACCTGATGGCAGAAGAATAACTAAACATTCATTTTGGATTCCAAAGAAATTTTTGAAAGAAGTTTTGGAAAATAAATGGGATTAG
- a CDS encoding DNA cytosine methyltransferase yields MKVLELFAGVGGFRIGLENADKNYFQTKWANQWEPSRKSQDAFEVYDYHFPDSENINISISDISDERFAEMDADMIVGGFPCQDYSVARSKKNEQGIEGKKGVLFWEIIRATRIIKPKYLVLENVDRLLKAPSKQRGRDFAIMLTAFNNLGYSVEWRVINAAEYGRSQRRRRVFFFVYRNDTDFAKSIDNKYETNDLVFDDNRYDDYIYHTGLFATQFPIKHYPVKKRQVFYELANDIVEVSDNFTGTVWNTGVMRHGKYYSIDTEPDYDENPITLGEILQVEKDVPEKYFLTDQSKLEKFQYLRGPKRIERTSADGHSYIYSEGGMSPTDDLNLPGRTMLTSEGTVNRSTHFLKVNNRYRLITPVEAERLQDFPDNWTAYKKLSDGSIVAVSDKMRMFFMGNALVTEIVKEIGNFIKNL; encoded by the coding sequence ATGAAAGTTCTAGAACTGTTCGCTGGAGTTGGGGGGTTCCGTATCGGTCTTGAAAATGCCGATAAAAATTACTTCCAAACAAAATGGGCAAATCAATGGGAACCCTCACGTAAATCTCAAGACGCTTTTGAAGTATATGACTATCATTTTCCAGATAGTGAAAACATCAATATTAGTATTTCTGATATTAGCGATGAGAGATTTGCTGAAATGGATGCTGATATGATTGTCGGTGGTTTTCCATGTCAAGATTATTCAGTGGCCCGTAGTAAAAAAAATGAACAAGGTATTGAGGGTAAAAAAGGAGTACTTTTTTGGGAAATTATTCGGGCTACTCGTATCATTAAACCGAAATATTTAGTTTTGGAAAATGTAGACCGCTTATTAAAAGCTCCATCTAAACAACGTGGACGTGACTTCGCAATCATGCTAACTGCTTTTAATAACCTTGGTTATTCTGTAGAATGGCGTGTGATTAATGCTGCTGAATATGGCCGTAGTCAACGTCGTCGACGTGTCTTTTTCTTTGTCTATCGAAATGATACCGACTTTGCTAAAAGTATCGATAATAAATATGAAACAAATGATCTCGTATTTGATGACAATAGATACGATGACTACATCTATCATACAGGTTTATTTGCTACCCAATTTCCTATCAAACATTATCCAGTAAAAAAACGACAGGTCTTTTATGAATTAGCAAATGATATTGTTGAAGTCTCAGATAACTTTACAGGTACCGTTTGGAATACAGGTGTTATGCGACATGGAAAATATTATTCTATTGACACTGAACCTGATTATGATGAAAATCCTATTACACTAGGGGAAATTTTACAAGTTGAGAAAGACGTTCCAGAAAAATACTTTTTGACAGACCAATCTAAATTAGAGAAATTTCAATATTTGAGAGGACCAAAAAGAATTGAGAGAACTTCTGCTGATGGTCATTCATACATCTATTCTGAAGGCGGGATGTCACCGACAGATGATCTCAATCTTCCTGGCCGTACCATGTTAACTTCAGAAGGAACAGTTAACAGGTCTACTCACTTCCTTAAAGTTAATAATCGTTACCGTCTCATTACACCAGTAGAGGCTGAAAGATTACAAGACTTCCCTGATAATTGGACTGCCTATAAAAAGCTTTCCGATGGATCAATTGTAGCAGTTTCCGATAAAATGCGTATGTTCTTTATGGGAAATGCTTTGGTTACTGAGATTGTTAAGGAAATTGGAAATTTCATAAAAAATCTATAA
- a CDS encoding Spaf_1101 family AAA-like ATPase: MKNSLNLEVEKAYKKISGEKNSFGKYYKTLFHVHTPESHDYKVFFDWKGYSESSFKQLTIEDYINEIKKQKLFPDEYFLTENGEKVFYRNYEKNGFKDEIDMLSFLIVAQSLYNQGISTVVVSDHNTILGIKKLKKAIDLLSDLSINKEKIKVISGLEISCADRVHVLVAFPEYKTQFIEKWLIDNLMNENEGTFKASLEVLDTFLNQGFITYIAHINSSDVFNEGKHFSNAYKKKLFSSKYANYMGVSNSLKISQVQNFLSNINKALHPSFLLDNDSHCIEEHDRNPMWVKFSSRNYEQLKEALSEYDVSVELDNPRGNNNKVIRGLFIPQIKNSFLLNNNSDFVLKFSESLNCLIGGRGTGKSTILDLLQLILSQNADSKQKFEFLTKHSRVYVLYEMFEKEYIVELNLPVPRQGEEIYDTYGVRTKSTTKFWFYSKLLKTKIKDSYLSIYEVLNSNQFKKVNKSEKYDLVDKMFDNRYSVNQLVNIASDEKISDFLYNILSKDKEFAQYKFQCKIFSKSSITSIISLENIKLKKQENDLKSVIMPFNEYQADKLQIVYSQKLDYYIPENFENWFFPEGKNLNNPFQGYRITHREIVEYLSTIFLKRGFINFVNIMNSRELDQQFSIENFSKNTELSNNISHIDLIEIDENNITKLFEKIYNLWDNSDNKLIQSYLNDIYNNCEKLSLEFNINSKVTDGSKKPIFKIVSELSLGQKVVAMLDFILAYSEFTNDNRPLLIDQPEDNLDSRYIYNNLVKVLREVKYKRQIIIATHNATIVTNAMSDLVVLMDSDGEHGWVSQTGYPSEKRIKKYIVNYLEGGKESFEHKVKMYQDVIDIHK, from the coding sequence ATGAAGAATAGTTTAAATTTAGAAGTAGAGAAAGCGTATAAAAAAATAAGTGGGGAGAAAAACAGTTTTGGAAAGTACTACAAAACATTATTTCATGTTCACACTCCAGAATCTCATGACTATAAAGTATTTTTTGATTGGAAAGGCTATTCAGAATCAAGTTTTAAACAACTAACTATTGAAGATTACATTAATGAAATAAAGAAACAAAAATTATTTCCAGATGAATATTTTCTTACTGAAAATGGAGAAAAAGTATTTTATAGAAATTATGAAAAAAATGGTTTTAAAGATGAAATTGATATGCTTTCATTTTTAATTGTTGCACAGAGTTTATATAATCAGGGTATTTCTACAGTAGTAGTATCAGATCATAATACAATTTTGGGAATAAAAAAATTAAAAAAAGCTATTGATTTATTGAGCGATTTAAGCATTAACAAGGAAAAAATAAAAGTAATTAGTGGCTTAGAAATCTCATGTGCTGACCGAGTGCATGTCCTAGTAGCATTCCCAGAATATAAAACACAATTTATAGAAAAATGGCTAATAGACAATTTAATGAATGAAAATGAGGGAACATTTAAAGCGAGCCTCGAAGTTCTGGATACATTTTTAAATCAGGGTTTCATTACATACATTGCACATATTAATTCCTCTGATGTATTTAATGAGGGAAAACATTTCTCGAATGCCTATAAAAAAAAGCTATTTTCATCTAAGTATGCTAATTATATGGGTGTTTCAAATAGTCTAAAAATATCTCAAGTCCAAAATTTCCTGTCAAATATCAATAAAGCTTTACATCCATCATTTTTATTAGATAATGACTCTCACTGTATTGAAGAACATGATCGGAATCCAATGTGGGTGAAATTTAGTAGTAGAAATTACGAACAATTGAAAGAGGCTTTATCTGAATATGATGTTTCAGTGGAATTGGATAATCCTAGAGGTAATAATAATAAGGTAATTCGTGGCTTATTTATTCCACAAATCAAAAATTCCTTTTTATTAAATAATAACTCTGATTTTGTACTAAAATTCTCAGAATCATTAAATTGTCTTATAGGAGGACGTGGAACCGGGAAAAGTACAATTCTAGATTTACTTCAATTAATTTTGTCACAAAATGCAGATTCCAAGCAAAAATTTGAATTTTTGACCAAACACTCTAGAGTTTATGTATTATATGAAATGTTTGAAAAAGAATATATTGTAGAATTGAATTTACCTGTTCCTAGACAAGGTGAAGAAATCTATGATACTTATGGTGTTAGGACAAAAAGTACTACTAAGTTCTGGTTTTACAGTAAACTTTTAAAAACAAAAATAAAGGATTCCTATCTGTCAATTTATGAAGTATTAAACAGTAATCAATTTAAGAAGGTGAATAAGAGTGAAAAATACGATTTAGTTGATAAAATGTTTGACAACCGATACTCTGTGAATCAATTAGTAAATATTGCTAGTGATGAGAAAATAAGTGATTTTTTATATAATATATTATCTAAAGATAAGGAGTTTGCTCAATACAAATTCCAGTGTAAAATATTTTCTAAAAGTAGTATTACTTCTATTATTAGTTTAGAAAATATTAAATTAAAAAAACAAGAAAATGACTTAAAATCGGTTATTATGCCCTTTAATGAATATCAAGCTGACAAATTACAGATAGTATATAGCCAAAAATTAGATTATTATATACCAGAAAATTTTGAAAATTGGTTCTTTCCAGAGGGAAAGAATTTAAATAATCCGTTCCAAGGTTATAGGATAACACATAGAGAGATTGTTGAATATTTGTCAACAATATTTTTGAAAAGAGGTTTTATAAACTTCGTAAATATTATGAATAGCAGAGAACTTGACCAACAATTTTCTATTGAAAACTTTTCAAAAAATACTGAATTAAGTAATAACATATCACATATTGATCTAATTGAAATTGATGAAAATAATATAACCAAATTGTTTGAAAAAATTTATAACTTATGGGATAACAGTGATAATAAATTGATTCAAAGCTACCTGAATGATATTTATAATAACTGCGAAAAACTTTCTCTAGAATTTAATATTAATTCAAAAGTTACTGACGGAAGTAAGAAGCCTATATTTAAAATAGTAAGTGAGTTAAGTTTGGGACAAAAAGTAGTTGCAATGCTGGATTTTATACTTGCATATTCTGAATTTACAAATGACAATCGCCCACTACTAATCGATCAGCCAGAGGATAATTTAGATTCAAGATATATCTATAACAATTTAGTAAAAGTATTGCGTGAAGTTAAATATAAACGCCAAATAATCATTGCAACTCATAATGCAACTATTGTAACAAATGCAATGTCTGACTTAGTAGTATTGATGGATTCTGACGGAGAACATGGATGGGTAAGCCAAACGGGATATCCAAGCGAAAAGAGAATTAAAAAATATATCGTTAATTATCTCGAAGGTGGAAAAGAATCATTTGAGCATAAAGTGAAGATGTACCAAGATGTTATTGATATTCATAAATAA